Proteins encoded by one window of Rutidosis leptorrhynchoides isolate AG116_Rl617_1_P2 chromosome 7, CSIRO_AGI_Rlap_v1, whole genome shotgun sequence:
- the LOC139859445 gene encoding uncharacterized protein, which translates to MTNDKRNVRDTAVTVQANAQKRGRNQKSEKMLQNWQFVPISFPKMQSEDFSEMPIIILCKVAQTGITIMKVHVDNGSSVDIVYEQCFVQLPQSIRANLQPTAASLTGFVGESSLPIGLLSLNVELFDENDANLVRQAQIDFYVMRTSSRYNILLGRSALGKFGIVPSTIHGMIKFTTRKGFATISSASVIPICAAVNVKSAVQECADAADNMVVVNIVYPDQKIKVSLNISADTKKQIVQLLMEYMDVFAWCENDMIGVPHHIAEHKLNVNPALKHVVQKHRGMATDRTKWLCEEVTKLVAAGILCEVQYQSWIANPVLVKKPDGSWRMCIDFKDLNKACPKDNYPFPKIDLKVESLHAFSYKCFFGCGEGISSDPNG; encoded by the coding sequence ATGACGAATGATAAAAGAAATGTTCGCGATACTGCTGTCACTGTGCAAGCAAATGCTCAAAAGAGGGGAAGAAATCAAAAATCAGAAAAAATGCTTCAAAATTGGCAGTTCGTGCCAATAAGTTTTCCCAAAATGCAAAGCGAAGATTTCTCTGAGATGCCGATAATAATATTGTGCAAAGTCGCGCAGACTGGAATCACAATaatgaaagttcatgttgataatggcaGTAGTGTTGACATTGTTTATGAGCAATGCTTTGTTCAACTGCCACAGAGTATTAGGGCAAACTTACAACCAACTGCAGCCTCGCTAACTGGTTTTGTGGGAGAATCTTCATTGCCTATAGGGCTATTGTCTTTAAATGTTGagctttttgatgaaaatgatgctaATTTAGTGCGCCAAGCACAaatagatttttatgttatgcgaaCTTCTTCTCGCTACAATATTTTGTTGGGCAGATCCGCGTTGGGTAAATTCGGAATTGTTCCATCTaccattcatggcatgattaaattcACAACGCGTAAAGGTTTTGCAACGATTAGTTCGGCGAGTGTCATCCCTATTTGTGCGGCTGTAAATGTGAAAAGTGCAGTTCAAGAATGCGCTGATGCTGCGGATAATATGGTAGTGGTTAATATTGTGTATCCTGATCAAAAAATTAAAGTTAGCCTAAATATCAGTGCGGATACAAAAAAGCAGATTGTGCAGTTACTCATGGAGtacatggatgtttttgcttggtgcgaGAACGATATGATTGGCGTTCCGCATCATATTGCAGAACACAAACTCAATGTTAATCCTGCCTTAAAGCATGTAGTTCAGAAGCATAGGGGTATGGCTACAGATCGCACTAAATGGCTATGCGAAGAGGTAACAAAGCTGGTGGCAGCTGGTATTTTGTGCGAAGTTCAATATCAATCATGGATTGCGAATCCAGTTTTGGTGAAAAAGCCTGATGGCTCATGGAGAATGTGCATTGAtttcaaagacttaaataaagcatgcccTAAAGATAATTATCCATTTCCAAAAATTGATTTGAAGGTGGAATCATTGCATGCCTTTTCGTATAAATGTTTTTTTGGATGCGGCGAGGGGATATCATCAGATCCCAATGGCTAG